One stretch of Podospora pseudoanserina strain CBS 124.78 chromosome 4, whole genome shotgun sequence DNA includes these proteins:
- a CDS encoding hypothetical protein (EggNog:ENOG503NW5F; COG:S), with amino-acid sequence MVGRKRKSAPAAAVEEPVSTSRPQRAASSSTGKTSKYFDPSPSDSESPDPLAKAKPTAPKRRGRGRPAKKAKKQLEPESDPDDDNEFKDNPQEEAKPKSDSDSDSDSDSDAPPKVTYTPLPTLRPEGTTPYRPHALHPNTLLFLSDLKANNKRSWLKLHDKEYRRALADWESYVTCLTEKITSLDPTVPELPFKDVNFRIYRDVRFSNDPTPYKPHFSAAFSRTGRKGPYACYYVHVEPDGNSFVGGGLWHPDGAALGRLRASVDERPDRWRRALTEPAFRRIFLLQGEKKGRGKGKKNREEEEQDAMEAYAEMNRGNALKTRPKGFHPEHRDMRLLKLRNHTVWKKVDDGVWTREGGLEGEVMDVVGGMVGFVTHLNRIVMPDPGDEDDSEDEEEEE; translated from the coding sequence ATGGTCGGCCGAAAACGCAAATCTGCCCCTGCTGCCGCAGTGGAAGAGCCAGTATCAACGTCAAGGCCCCAGCGCGCAGCGTCATCATCCACAGGCAAAACCAGCAAATACTTtgacccctccccttcagaCTCCGAATCACCAGaccccctcgccaaagccaagCCAACCGCCCCGAAAAGACGCGGCAGAGGCCGTCCAGCAAAGAAAGCCAAGAAGCAGCTCGAACCTGAATCTGATCcagacgacgacaacgagtTCAAAGACAACCCCCAAGAGGAAGCCAAACCAAAATCAGACTCCGATTccgactccgactccgactccgacGCCCCCCCAAAAGTGACatacacccccctccccaccctccgccCCGAAGGCACCACCCCCTACCGTCCTCacgccctccaccccaacaccctcctcttcctctcggACCTCAAAGCCAACAACAAGCGCTCCTGGCTCAAGCTCCACGACAAGGAGTACCGCCGCGCTCTCGCCGACTGGGAGTCTTACGTCACCTGCTTGACCGAAAAGATCACCTCGCTCGACCCTACCGTGCCTGAGCTCCCTTTTAAGGACGTCAACTTTAGAATTTACCGGGATGTTCGTTTCAGTAACGACCCCACACCTTACAAGCCTCACTTCTCGGCTGCGTTCAGCAGGACAGGTCGTAAGGGCCCCTATGCGTGTTATTATGTTCACGTGGAACCTGATGGGAACAGTTTTGTGGGTGGGGGGCTGTGGCATCCTGACGGGGCCGCTTTGGGGAGGCTGAGGGCTAGTGTTGATGAGCGGCCTGAtcgatggaggagggcgcTCACCGAACCGGCATTTAGGCGGATTTTCCTCCTGCaaggggaaaagaagggcaggggaaaggggaagaaaaaccgggaagaggaggaacaaGACGCAATGGAGGCGTACGCCGAGATGAACCGAGGGAACGCGCTCAAGACCAGGCCGAAGGGGTTTCATCCCGAGCATAGGGATATGCGGCTGCTCAAGTTGAGGAATCATACTGTTTGGAAGaaggtggatgatggggtttggacgagggaggggggcttggagggggaggtgatggatgtagtgggggggatggttgGGTTTGTGACGCATTTGAACAGGATTGTGATGCCTGATccgggggatgaggatgatagtgaggacgaggaggaggaggagtga
- a CDS encoding hypothetical protein (COG:E; EggNog:ENOG503NWCP), whose protein sequence is MELFNLLCGPSDGKGFELSWHRDDIPASATEEEERERVWKPGEVYSHTQWNLPLYDDNSLVLVPGSHSRPRTAAEREADPHGGDLEGQVVVELKAGDLVFYDNNILHRGVYSGGKQRVTLHGSVGRADGGGEGMKKRARNVLQHGVGSWVERADFSCLGEGEERKTAEGMRRRLVEMGRAAGEVGYSLVG, encoded by the coding sequence ATGGAACTGTTCAACCTGCTGTGTGGGCCCAGCGACGGGAAAGGGTTCGAGCTCTCCTGGCATAGGGACGACATTCCCGCCTCggcgacggaggaggaggaacgggAAAGGGTGTGGAAACCGGGGGAGGTGTACTCTCACACGCAGTGGAATTTGCCGTTGTATGACGACAAcagtttggttttggtgccGGGGTCGCATTCGCGGCCGCGGACGGCAGCGGAGCGAGAGGCTGATCCTCATGGGGGTGATTTGGAGGGgcaagtggtggtggagctgaAGGCGGGGGATTTGGTGTTTTACGATAACAACATCCTCCATCGGGGGGTGTATTCGGGGGGTAAGCAACGGGTGACGCTTCACGGGTCGGTTGGGAGGgcggatggggggggggaggggatgaagaagcgGGCGAGGAATGTGCTGCAGCACGGGGTCGGGAGCTGGGTTGAGCGGGCCGATTTTTcttgtttgggggagggggaagaaagaaagacggcggaggggatgaggaggaggttggtcgagatggggagggctgctggagaggttggctACTCGCTTGTCGGCTGA